A genomic segment from Sander vitreus isolate 19-12246 chromosome 3, sanVit1, whole genome shotgun sequence encodes:
- the ssh2a gene encoding uncharacterized protein ssh2a isoform X2, protein MALVTVQRSPTPSTTSSPSVSESGSGEDDRRSQPRSISESFLTVKGAALFLPRGNSPTPNSAPRISQRRNKHTGDLQKHLQTMFTVLRPEDTIRLAVRLESAFPQVTRYMVVVSTNGRQDTEESIVLGMDFVSSDSCCSVGLVLPLWSDTLIHLDGDGGFSVSTVNRVHVFKPVSVQAMWSALQSLHKACEVARCHNYYPGSLFLTWVSYYQSRVASNQFCVNEWNAMQDVESHRANSPVLFTDLPTERERTERLIKMRLREIMMQKDLENVTCKEIRTELEMQMVCNLREFKEFIDNEMIVILGQMDSPTEIFEHVYLGSEWNASNLEELQNSGVHYILNVTREIDNFFPGMFEYHNIRVYDEEATNLLEYWNETYKFITKAKKAGAKCLVHCKMGVSRSASTVIAYAMKEYGWDLDTAFDYVKERRVVTKPNPSFMKQLEEYQGILLASKQRHNKLWRSHSDSDLSDRPEWMCKPQSHSLGRSNSHNNNTSSPSLHHFLGAAVLQALGAEPEDSAKSNATHTSDSHTDSNGVRDSPGQEEVRSDCGYPPLLPLPRPRAATVVPEEGLDNSSSVAVTVPVAVPHPPPSLHIVPPTPELQRAHRCPPTHLSISVPKHKPVELSLNLPERRSSEEISPLTLGSTDSDITDQSLSDSTSDKHSPLSPANITPLPLVLPLAASDDNNNPSELQIGSALDGRSEADGSSIHSAASIDFFSAREKFLGLAQDETSRTLSEQAQQRTTLSLEENRETEANDEEEQRNGTSQVSPQSEDSVDKASPDRPHHPYHDNGVSVRHIVTEIEAICHPASCLPTPSSSSTSSSLPPSSHSPQLIRPEHLMEAEASEVTHGSLTPPSHPQSPSMLPCDWPAGSVRRATKQLEQKLRQDMEKAASQRSPVHSPSAEHPPVRLSMCPLSTEQPPLRFPQDCTEQRITEQRITQGEITAGSAKSKDREKHIGSQTELNSSGTDHLPDPSCSPKSNISQVSGAIPIIVPTSIDSHMLTSPLASTSPLEDSFLDTSAQSQRQSQLHSQSQQHLTQPQGCSHQMTLDGVTVQESDTDVRLESCPKGERGGCGPGCDAESRLAHGSQELERIQQTLRELQAFLHEGACLETPDSEDYELGQPQGLRDTVMDTEPGPCKGGSSEQTPPGLEVGQRLRERQEGKSFLEPIVWHRAMELEARIRQAGLTPPSLMKRSASLAKLDCLELSATDLSDLDLRPHTRTTSSHSQDSFSLSTSHPDDTWKKQKVLARNGCVEKTGMSRGGRDLDESSSSLSLCFSSAPHRFPKEDPGEREEPEGSGSGAVATTRQQGRGHSSRLSHKGSAEKKQRAVTVLYNTM, encoded by the exons gaATCAGGCAGTGGTGAGGATGACCGTCGCTCCCAGCCCAGAAG TATCAGTGAGAGTTTCCTCACCGTAAAAGGTGCAGCCCTGTTCCTTCCCCGAGGAAATAGTCCCACACCTAACTCTGCACCTCGCATCAGCCAGCGCAGGAACAAGCACACAG GTGACCTCCAGAAACATCTTCAGACCATGTTCACTGTGCTACGGCCGGAGGATACCATCCGACTG GCTGTGCGTCTGGAGAGCGCCTTCCCTCAGGTAACCCGCTACATGGTGGTGGTCTCCACCAATGGTAGACAGGACACGGAGGAGAGCATCGTGCTAGGCATGGACTTTGTCTCCTCTGATAG CTGCTGTTCCGTGGGTCTGGTTCTACCTCTGTGGAGTGACACTTTGATCCACTTGGATGGAGACGG TGGTTTCAGTGTGTCGACGGTGAACAGGGTTCATGTTTTCAAGCCAGTTTCTGTACAGGCCATGTG GTCAGCCCTCCAGTCGCTCCACAAAGCGTGCGAGGTGGCCCGCTGTCATAACTACTACCCGGGCAGCCTGTTCCTGACCTGGGTCAGCTACTACCAGAGCAGGGTCGCCTCTAACCAGTTCTGCGTCAATGAGTGGAACGCCATGCAAGACGTCGAGTCGCACCGTGCCAATTCACCCGTTCTCTTCACAGACTT GCCCACAGAGAGGGAGCGCACAGAAAGGCTGATCAAGATGCGCCTCAGAGAGATCATGATGCAGAAAGACCTGGAGAACGTCACCTGTAAGGAG ATCCGAACAGAGCTGGAGATGCAGATGGTGTGTAACCTGAGGGAGTTCAAGGAGTTCATAGACAACGAGATGATAGTCATCCTGGGACAGATGGACAGCCCCACTGAAATCTTTGAACACGTCTATCTG GGCTCTGAGTGGAATGCCTCTaacctggaggagctgcagaacAGTGG AGTGCACTACATCCTGAACGTGACCAGGGAGATAGACAACTTCTTCCCCGGGATGTTTGAGTACCACAACATCAGAGTGTACGATGAAGAGGCCACCAACTTGCTGGAGTACTGGAACGAGACCTACAAGTTCATCACCAAAGCCAA GAAAGCTGGTGCTAAGTGTCTTGTTCACTGTAAAATGGGTGTGAGTCGTTCCGCCTCCACAGTGATCGCCTACGCCATGAAGGAGTACGGCTGGGACTTGGACACTGCCTTTGACTATGTTAAAGAGAGACGGGTGGTCACCAAACCAAACCCTTCCTTCATGAAACAGCTGGAGGAGTATCAGGGAATTCTGCTGGCCAG CAAACAAAGGCATAATAAGCTATGGCGCTCACACTCTGACAGTGACCTATCAGATCGCCCAGAGTGGATGTGTAAACCTCAGTCTCACTCTCTGGGCCGCTCCAActctcacaacaacaacacttcctCCCCCTCCTTACATCACTTCCTGGGCGCGGCCGTGCTGCAAGCGCTTGGTGCTGAACCCGAAGACTCTGCCAAATCAAATGCCACACACACCTCTGACTCCCACACTGACTCCAACGGTGTGCGTGACTCACCAGGTCAGGAGGAGGTCAGATCAGATTGTGGATACCCTCCCCTGCTTCCCCTCCCCAGACCCCGAGCAGCCACTGTAGTCCCAGAGGAAGGACTGGACAATTCATCGAGTGTGGCTGTCACTGTGCCTGTTGCTGTGCCCCACCCTCCACCATCACTCCACATCGTACCCCCCACTCCTGAACTGCAGCGTGCTCACCGGTGTCCTCCCACACATCTGTCCATTTCAGTGCCCAAACACAAACCGGTGGAACTGTCCCTCAATTTGCCTGAGCGAAGAAGCTCAGAAGAAATCTCTCCTCTCACTCTGGGATCCACTGACTCCGACATAACAGACCAATCATTATCTGATTCAACGAGTGACAAACACAGCCCCCTCAGCCCTGCTAACATCACTCCCCTCCCCCTGGTTCTTCCCCTTGCTGCCAGTGATGACAACAACAACCCCAGCGAGTTACAGATAGGCAGCGCCTTGGACGGCCGCAGCGAGGCCGATGGGTCGTCCATCCACAGCGCAGCCAGCATCGACTTCTTCAGCGCCAGGGAAAAGTTTCTGGGCCTTGCCCAAGATGAAACGTCCCGGACACTTTCTGAGCAGGCACAACAAAGGACAACTCTGTCCCTCGAGGAAAACAGAGAAACTGAGGCTAACGATGAAGAGGAGCAGAGAAATGGGACTAGTCAG GTGTCTCCACAGTCTGAAGACAGCGTGGACAAAGCCAGCCCTGACCGACCTCATCACCCTTATCATGACAACGGAGTATCAGTCCGCCATATCGTTACAGAGATTGAAGCCATATGCCACCCGGCCTCCTGCCTCCctactccctcctcctcctctacctcttcatcgctccctccatcctcccacAGTCCTCAGCTAATCCGACCAGAACATCTGATGGAGGCAGAGGCTTCTGAAGTCACGCACGGCTCTCTAACTCCACCTTCCCACCCGCAGTCTCCCTCCATGCTGCCGTGCGATTGGCCCGCAGGCTCGGTGCGGCGAGCCACAAAGCAGCTGGAGCAGAAGCTGAGGCAGGACATGGAGAAGGCTGCGTCTCAGCGATCTCCGGTGCACTCCCCCAGCGCTGAACACCCTCCTGTCAGACTGTCCATGTGTCCCCTGAGCACGGAACAGCCTCCCCTTCGCTTCCCTCAGGACTGCACAGAACAAAGGATCACAGAACAAAGGATCACTCAGGGAGAGATCACGGCTGGATCTGCTAAGTCTAAAGATAGAGAAAAGCACATAGGGTCACAAACAGAGCTCAACTCCTCAGGCACGGACCACCTCCCAGACCCTTCATGCTCCCCCAAATCAAATATCAGCCAAGTCTCTGGTGCTATTCCTATCATTGTGCCCACATCCATAGATAGCCATATGCTGACATCACCACTGGCCTCTACTAGTCCGTTAGAAGACTCCTTTCTAGATACCTCAGCCCAGTCCCAAAGACAGAGCCAGCTCCACAGCCAAAGCCAGCAACATCTGACCCAGCCTCAGGGCTGCTCACACCAAATGACTCTGGATGGGGTGACAGTGCAGGAGTCAGACACAGATGTGAGGCTGGAATCCTGTCCCAAGGGCGAGCGAGGGGGCTGTGGTCCCGGCTGTGACGCCGAGAGCAGGCTGGCTCATGGCAGCCAGGAGCTGGAGAGGATTCAGCAGACACTAAGAGAGCTGCAGGCTTTCCTCCATGAGGGCGCCTGCCTGGAGACGCCAGACAGCGAAGATTATGAACTGGGGCAGCCTCAGGGCCTGAGAGACACAGTTATGGACACAGAGCCAGGACCTTGTAAAGGGGGAAGTTCTGAACAAACCCCTCCAGGCCTGGAAGTAGGGCAGCGGCTCCGAGAGAGACAAGAGGGGAAGAGTTTTCTGGAGCCGATAGTGTGGCACAGAGCCATGGAGCTCGAGGCTCGTATCCGCCAGGCGGGCCTCACCCCTCCTTCTCTCATGAAGAGGTCGGCCTCCTTAGCTAAACTGGACTGTCTGGAGCTCTCAGCCACTGACCTCAGCGACTTAGATCTGAGGCCACACACCAGGACGACATCATCGCACTCCCAGGACTCTTTCTCTTTGTCGACATCTCACCCCGACGACACCTGGAAAAAGCAGAAGGTGTTGGCTCGAAACGGTTGCGTTGAGAAGACAGGAATGTCCCGTGGCGGCAGGGATCTCGACGAGTCATCGTCGTCCCTGTCCCTTTGCTTCTCCTCTGCCCCTCATCGTTTTCCAAAAGAGGACCCAGGCGAGAGGGAGGAGCCAGAAGGCAGCGGGAGCGGCGCGGTCGCTACAACGCGTCAGCAGGGGAGGGGACACTCATCGAGACTGTCTCACAAAGGCTCTGCTGAGAAAAAGCAGCGAGCTGTCACTGTGCTATACAATACCATGTAA
- the ssh2a gene encoding uncharacterized protein ssh2a isoform X1: MTLGAVSGSDSTSAISFCSCCGAKMVPYYSDDAVVSKNQINQLISESFLTVKGAALFLPRGNSPTPNSAPRISQRRNKHTGDLQKHLQTMFTVLRPEDTIRLAVRLESAFPQVTRYMVVVSTNGRQDTEESIVLGMDFVSSDSCCSVGLVLPLWSDTLIHLDGDGGFSVSTVNRVHVFKPVSVQAMWSALQSLHKACEVARCHNYYPGSLFLTWVSYYQSRVASNQFCVNEWNAMQDVESHRANSPVLFTDLPTERERTERLIKMRLREIMMQKDLENVTCKEIRTELEMQMVCNLREFKEFIDNEMIVILGQMDSPTEIFEHVYLGSEWNASNLEELQNSGVHYILNVTREIDNFFPGMFEYHNIRVYDEEATNLLEYWNETYKFITKAKKAGAKCLVHCKMGVSRSASTVIAYAMKEYGWDLDTAFDYVKERRVVTKPNPSFMKQLEEYQGILLASKQRHNKLWRSHSDSDLSDRPEWMCKPQSHSLGRSNSHNNNTSSPSLHHFLGAAVLQALGAEPEDSAKSNATHTSDSHTDSNGVRDSPGQEEVRSDCGYPPLLPLPRPRAATVVPEEGLDNSSSVAVTVPVAVPHPPPSLHIVPPTPELQRAHRCPPTHLSISVPKHKPVELSLNLPERRSSEEISPLTLGSTDSDITDQSLSDSTSDKHSPLSPANITPLPLVLPLAASDDNNNPSELQIGSALDGRSEADGSSIHSAASIDFFSAREKFLGLAQDETSRTLSEQAQQRTTLSLEENRETEANDEEEQRNGTSQVSPQSEDSVDKASPDRPHHPYHDNGVSVRHIVTEIEAICHPASCLPTPSSSSTSSSLPPSSHSPQLIRPEHLMEAEASEVTHGSLTPPSHPQSPSMLPCDWPAGSVRRATKQLEQKLRQDMEKAASQRSPVHSPSAEHPPVRLSMCPLSTEQPPLRFPQDCTEQRITEQRITQGEITAGSAKSKDREKHIGSQTELNSSGTDHLPDPSCSPKSNISQVSGAIPIIVPTSIDSHMLTSPLASTSPLEDSFLDTSAQSQRQSQLHSQSQQHLTQPQGCSHQMTLDGVTVQESDTDVRLESCPKGERGGCGPGCDAESRLAHGSQELERIQQTLRELQAFLHEGACLETPDSEDYELGQPQGLRDTVMDTEPGPCKGGSSEQTPPGLEVGQRLRERQEGKSFLEPIVWHRAMELEARIRQAGLTPPSLMKRSASLAKLDCLELSATDLSDLDLRPHTRTTSSHSQDSFSLSTSHPDDTWKKQKVLARNGCVEKTGMSRGGRDLDESSSSLSLCFSSAPHRFPKEDPGEREEPEGSGSGAVATTRQQGRGHSSRLSHKGSAEKKQRAVTVLYNTM; this comes from the exons ATGACCCTCGGCGCGGTGTCCGGATCCGACAGCACGTCGGCGATCAGCTTCTGCTCCTGCTGCGGGGCTAAGATGGTGCCCTACTACAGCGACGACGCGGTGGTGTCAAAAAATCAGATCAACCAGCT TATCAGTGAGAGTTTCCTCACCGTAAAAGGTGCAGCCCTGTTCCTTCCCCGAGGAAATAGTCCCACACCTAACTCTGCACCTCGCATCAGCCAGCGCAGGAACAAGCACACAG GTGACCTCCAGAAACATCTTCAGACCATGTTCACTGTGCTACGGCCGGAGGATACCATCCGACTG GCTGTGCGTCTGGAGAGCGCCTTCCCTCAGGTAACCCGCTACATGGTGGTGGTCTCCACCAATGGTAGACAGGACACGGAGGAGAGCATCGTGCTAGGCATGGACTTTGTCTCCTCTGATAG CTGCTGTTCCGTGGGTCTGGTTCTACCTCTGTGGAGTGACACTTTGATCCACTTGGATGGAGACGG TGGTTTCAGTGTGTCGACGGTGAACAGGGTTCATGTTTTCAAGCCAGTTTCTGTACAGGCCATGTG GTCAGCCCTCCAGTCGCTCCACAAAGCGTGCGAGGTGGCCCGCTGTCATAACTACTACCCGGGCAGCCTGTTCCTGACCTGGGTCAGCTACTACCAGAGCAGGGTCGCCTCTAACCAGTTCTGCGTCAATGAGTGGAACGCCATGCAAGACGTCGAGTCGCACCGTGCCAATTCACCCGTTCTCTTCACAGACTT GCCCACAGAGAGGGAGCGCACAGAAAGGCTGATCAAGATGCGCCTCAGAGAGATCATGATGCAGAAAGACCTGGAGAACGTCACCTGTAAGGAG ATCCGAACAGAGCTGGAGATGCAGATGGTGTGTAACCTGAGGGAGTTCAAGGAGTTCATAGACAACGAGATGATAGTCATCCTGGGACAGATGGACAGCCCCACTGAAATCTTTGAACACGTCTATCTG GGCTCTGAGTGGAATGCCTCTaacctggaggagctgcagaacAGTGG AGTGCACTACATCCTGAACGTGACCAGGGAGATAGACAACTTCTTCCCCGGGATGTTTGAGTACCACAACATCAGAGTGTACGATGAAGAGGCCACCAACTTGCTGGAGTACTGGAACGAGACCTACAAGTTCATCACCAAAGCCAA GAAAGCTGGTGCTAAGTGTCTTGTTCACTGTAAAATGGGTGTGAGTCGTTCCGCCTCCACAGTGATCGCCTACGCCATGAAGGAGTACGGCTGGGACTTGGACACTGCCTTTGACTATGTTAAAGAGAGACGGGTGGTCACCAAACCAAACCCTTCCTTCATGAAACAGCTGGAGGAGTATCAGGGAATTCTGCTGGCCAG CAAACAAAGGCATAATAAGCTATGGCGCTCACACTCTGACAGTGACCTATCAGATCGCCCAGAGTGGATGTGTAAACCTCAGTCTCACTCTCTGGGCCGCTCCAActctcacaacaacaacacttcctCCCCCTCCTTACATCACTTCCTGGGCGCGGCCGTGCTGCAAGCGCTTGGTGCTGAACCCGAAGACTCTGCCAAATCAAATGCCACACACACCTCTGACTCCCACACTGACTCCAACGGTGTGCGTGACTCACCAGGTCAGGAGGAGGTCAGATCAGATTGTGGATACCCTCCCCTGCTTCCCCTCCCCAGACCCCGAGCAGCCACTGTAGTCCCAGAGGAAGGACTGGACAATTCATCGAGTGTGGCTGTCACTGTGCCTGTTGCTGTGCCCCACCCTCCACCATCACTCCACATCGTACCCCCCACTCCTGAACTGCAGCGTGCTCACCGGTGTCCTCCCACACATCTGTCCATTTCAGTGCCCAAACACAAACCGGTGGAACTGTCCCTCAATTTGCCTGAGCGAAGAAGCTCAGAAGAAATCTCTCCTCTCACTCTGGGATCCACTGACTCCGACATAACAGACCAATCATTATCTGATTCAACGAGTGACAAACACAGCCCCCTCAGCCCTGCTAACATCACTCCCCTCCCCCTGGTTCTTCCCCTTGCTGCCAGTGATGACAACAACAACCCCAGCGAGTTACAGATAGGCAGCGCCTTGGACGGCCGCAGCGAGGCCGATGGGTCGTCCATCCACAGCGCAGCCAGCATCGACTTCTTCAGCGCCAGGGAAAAGTTTCTGGGCCTTGCCCAAGATGAAACGTCCCGGACACTTTCTGAGCAGGCACAACAAAGGACAACTCTGTCCCTCGAGGAAAACAGAGAAACTGAGGCTAACGATGAAGAGGAGCAGAGAAATGGGACTAGTCAG GTGTCTCCACAGTCTGAAGACAGCGTGGACAAAGCCAGCCCTGACCGACCTCATCACCCTTATCATGACAACGGAGTATCAGTCCGCCATATCGTTACAGAGATTGAAGCCATATGCCACCCGGCCTCCTGCCTCCctactccctcctcctcctctacctcttcatcgctccctccatcctcccacAGTCCTCAGCTAATCCGACCAGAACATCTGATGGAGGCAGAGGCTTCTGAAGTCACGCACGGCTCTCTAACTCCACCTTCCCACCCGCAGTCTCCCTCCATGCTGCCGTGCGATTGGCCCGCAGGCTCGGTGCGGCGAGCCACAAAGCAGCTGGAGCAGAAGCTGAGGCAGGACATGGAGAAGGCTGCGTCTCAGCGATCTCCGGTGCACTCCCCCAGCGCTGAACACCCTCCTGTCAGACTGTCCATGTGTCCCCTGAGCACGGAACAGCCTCCCCTTCGCTTCCCTCAGGACTGCACAGAACAAAGGATCACAGAACAAAGGATCACTCAGGGAGAGATCACGGCTGGATCTGCTAAGTCTAAAGATAGAGAAAAGCACATAGGGTCACAAACAGAGCTCAACTCCTCAGGCACGGACCACCTCCCAGACCCTTCATGCTCCCCCAAATCAAATATCAGCCAAGTCTCTGGTGCTATTCCTATCATTGTGCCCACATCCATAGATAGCCATATGCTGACATCACCACTGGCCTCTACTAGTCCGTTAGAAGACTCCTTTCTAGATACCTCAGCCCAGTCCCAAAGACAGAGCCAGCTCCACAGCCAAAGCCAGCAACATCTGACCCAGCCTCAGGGCTGCTCACACCAAATGACTCTGGATGGGGTGACAGTGCAGGAGTCAGACACAGATGTGAGGCTGGAATCCTGTCCCAAGGGCGAGCGAGGGGGCTGTGGTCCCGGCTGTGACGCCGAGAGCAGGCTGGCTCATGGCAGCCAGGAGCTGGAGAGGATTCAGCAGACACTAAGAGAGCTGCAGGCTTTCCTCCATGAGGGCGCCTGCCTGGAGACGCCAGACAGCGAAGATTATGAACTGGGGCAGCCTCAGGGCCTGAGAGACACAGTTATGGACACAGAGCCAGGACCTTGTAAAGGGGGAAGTTCTGAACAAACCCCTCCAGGCCTGGAAGTAGGGCAGCGGCTCCGAGAGAGACAAGAGGGGAAGAGTTTTCTGGAGCCGATAGTGTGGCACAGAGCCATGGAGCTCGAGGCTCGTATCCGCCAGGCGGGCCTCACCCCTCCTTCTCTCATGAAGAGGTCGGCCTCCTTAGCTAAACTGGACTGTCTGGAGCTCTCAGCCACTGACCTCAGCGACTTAGATCTGAGGCCACACACCAGGACGACATCATCGCACTCCCAGGACTCTTTCTCTTTGTCGACATCTCACCCCGACGACACCTGGAAAAAGCAGAAGGTGTTGGCTCGAAACGGTTGCGTTGAGAAGACAGGAATGTCCCGTGGCGGCAGGGATCTCGACGAGTCATCGTCGTCCCTGTCCCTTTGCTTCTCCTCTGCCCCTCATCGTTTTCCAAAAGAGGACCCAGGCGAGAGGGAGGAGCCAGAAGGCAGCGGGAGCGGCGCGGTCGCTACAACGCGTCAGCAGGGGAGGGGACACTCATCGAGACTGTCTCACAAAGGCTCTGCTGAGAAAAAGCAGCGAGCTGTCACTGTGCTATACAATACCATGTAA